From Candoia aspera isolate rCanAsp1 chromosome 4, rCanAsp1.hap2, whole genome shotgun sequence, a single genomic window includes:
- the LTB4R gene encoding leukotriene B4 receptor 1 has protein sequence MNSCIESQNATSSTSGPLPGASIGIAVLSLAFILGFPGNAFVVWTAVCWVRKRTVTCLLILHLAIADLAVLLTAPIFLRFLSVKKWEMGEAICQICYYICGVSMYTSVYLIALMSLDRCLAVSKPFISQKIRTRRTIRLLVFTIWVSSLFLAAPSLVYRKVVAHNGVAYCKLCHEERKDLIFHNLFETITGFLLPFVIVVYSYGTISQRLKETRFRQKRRTSRLISLIVVAFALFWLPYHIINLLDVIALWSGSSKVGQVAKMARPILVALAFFSSSVNPILYAFSGGSFIRSFGFGFMAKLFEGTASEVSSLRHGTVRDRDVKTEPLNNGKPESLTMSTNPTDSGSAQEGGKSLKLLTSA, from the coding sequence ATGAATAGTTGTATTGAAAGCCAAAATGCAACATCTTCCACAAGTGGTCCTCTGCCAGGAGCATCAATAGGCATAGCGGTACTCTCGCTTGCCTTCATCCTGGGGTTCCCTGGAAACGCCTTTGTAGTGTGGACTGCAGTCTGCTGGGTCCGCAAGCGAACAGTCACCTGCCTCCTCATCCTTCACTTAGCCATTGCTGACTTGGCAGTGCTCCTCACAGCCCCCATATTCCTGCGATTCCTAAGTGTCAAGAAATGGGAAATGGGTGAGGCCATCTGCCAAATTTGCTATTATATCTGTGGGGTCAGCATGTACACCAGTGTTTACCTTATTGCCCTCATGAGCCTCGACCGCTGCCTAGCTGTTTCCAAACCCTTCATCTCACAGAAAATCCGTACCAGGCGCACCATCCGGCTTTTGGTTTTCACTATTTGGGTCTCAAGTCTTTTCTTAGCCGCGCCTTCCCTCGTCTACCGGAAGGTAGTTGCTCATAATGGCGTAGCTTACTGCAAGTTGTGCCATGAAGAAAGAAAGGATCTGATCTTCCACAACCTCTTTGAAACCATCACTGGATTTCTGCTGCCTTTTGTTATTGTTGTCTACAGCTATGGGACAATTAGCCAACGACTCAAGGAAACCCGTTTCCGTCAGAAACGCCGGACAAGCCGACTCATTAGCCTCATCGTGGTAGCTTTTGCTCTCTTCTGGCTTCCTTACCATATCATCAACCTTTTAGATGTGATTGCTCTATGGAGTGGCTCCTCAAAGGTTGGACAAGTGGCGAAGATGGCTAGGCCCATTTTGGTGGCTCTTGCCTTCTTCAGTAGCAGTGTCAACCCCATCCTTTATGCTTTCAGTGGGGGCTCCTTTATCCGATCATTTGGTTTTGGTTTCATGGCCAAACTCTTTGAAGGAACAGCCTCAGAGGTGTCCAGCCTAAGACACGGTACCGTCCGGGACCGAGATGTCAAGACTGAACCCTTAAATAATGGGAAACCTGAGTCGTTAACTATGTCTACTAACCCAACAGACAGTGGATCAGCTCAAGAAGGTGGAAAATCTTTGAAGCTGCTCACATCAGCTTGA
- the LTB4R2 gene encoding leukotriene B4 receptor 2 — MASPFHLPNATTNHCLLTSGNSTLLSSSTSSMTGIVFLLLAALIGLPGNFFVIWSILWKMKPSHRSVTCLLVLNLAVADGLVLLLTPFFILFLVFKNWLFGWAICKGVYYLCCINMFASIFIITLMSADRCLAVNQPYYSQAIRKKNLVVKILVGIWLVAILLSLPAFFFRQVLKERSLGHHICEPCHSRPSLAIFHFTMETVVAFVIPFTIIVGCYSAILIRLRGVRKRKGARTEKLIVAIVICFAVLWMPYHIINMIQVASNLTSGQAAERLGQAWKSGRAGATALAFLSSSINPVLYVFAAGNLIKTSGANFIAQFFEGASDGLGRRSQSQKNLDKVLVAAAGASVNLDQQPLGNCDGVEKDTDCRVIDGTTYNIS, encoded by the exons AT GGCGTCCCCATTCCATCTGCCTAATGCTACCACCAATCATTGCCTCCTCACATCAGGAAACAGCACCCTCCTGAGTTCCTCAACCTCCAGCATGACCGGAATTGTGTTTCTCCTCCTGGCTGCCCTGATTGGGCTGCCTGGGAACTTCTTTGTGATTTGGAGCATCCTTTGGAAAATGAAGCCAAGCCATCGCTCAGTCACCTGCCTTCTTGTCCTAAACTTGGCAGTGGCAGATGGACTGGTTCTTCTCCTGACACCTTTCTTCATCCTCTTCCTTGTCTTCAAGAACTGGCTGTTTGGCTGGGCCATTTGCAAAGGGGTGTACTATTTGTGTTGCATCAACATGTTTGCTAGCATCTTCATCATCACCCTCATGAGTGCAGACCGCTGCTTGGCTGTCAACCAGCCCTATTATTCCCAAGCCATCCGGAAGAAGAATCTGGTGGTCAAGATCTTGGTGGGGATTTGGCTGGTGGCCATTTTGTTATCTTTGCCAGCCTTCTTCTTCCGCCAGGTTTTGAAGGAACGCTCATTGGGACATCACATTTGTGAGCCTTGTCACTCCAGGCCAAGCCTGGCCATCTTCCACTTCACCATGGAGACAGTGGTGGCCTTTGTGATTCCATTCACCATTATTGTTGGCTGTTACTCTGCCATTCTGATCCGCCTCAGGGGAGTGCGGAAGAGAAAAGGTGCTCGGACCGAGAAATTGATTGTTGCCATTGTGATCTGTTTTGCTGTCCTCTGGATGCCCTACCACATCATCAACATGATCCAGGTGGCTTCCAATCTAACCTCAGGGCAAGCAGCAGAGCGACTGGGGCAGGCCTGGAAGAGTGGGCGAGCAGGGGCCACGGCCTTAGCATTCTTGAGCAGCAGCATCAATCCCGTGCTCTATGTCTTTGCTGCTGGGAACCTCATCAAGACTTCAGGTGCCAATTTCATTGCCCAGTTCTTCGAGGGAGCATCCGATGGGCTTGGACGGAGGTCTCAGTCTCAGAAAAACCTGGACAAAGTCTTAGTAGCAGCAGCTGGGGCATCTGTAAACCTGGACCAGCAACCATTGGGAAATTGTGATGGGGTCGAGAAGGACACAGATTGCAGAGTCATTGATGGCACAACATATAACATTTCTTAG
- the LOC134497441 gene encoding uncharacterized protein LOC134497441, producing the protein MDVFGLVPTLTLLHIVFQVPSSSEPPFAPTLSVQPAYQKYFEGETVRLICWAFRNLTVLQNVTVQGYRFFREGGQQIFQMAPDPTGEGKMDFRAQMNNTGNYSCAYWLEEAGKKVQSPQSKATSIQVNEAPLAPSLSMNSTFSNPGDSVSLECLAPPKANEIVQFRFIGDKMAGLVIAAHSSFYRYNLTVMEDKTVGTFRCAYSQHLYGRTVNSQMSNPVLILGQGVRWVRLLAVGGSFFSINGLIFLIFHCLLLRQR; encoded by the exons ATGGATGTCTTTGGCCTGGTCCCTACGCTAA CTTTGCTTCATATTGTGTTCCAAGTACCCTCATCTTCAG AGCCTCCCTTTGCACCCACACTTTCCGTGCAGCCCGCATACCAGAAGTACTTTGAAGGCGAGACAGTCAGGCTTATCTGCTGGGCATTTCGAAACCTGACTGTGCTTCAAAACGTGACGGTGCAAGGTTACCGATTCTTCCGAGAGGGTGGGCAGCAAATCTTCCAAATGGCCCCAGACCCTACTGGAGAGGGCAAAATGGATTTTCGGGCACAAATGAACAACACTGGAAATTACAGCTGTGCTTACTGGCtggaagaagcaggcaagaaGGTTCAGTCGCCCCAAAGCAAAGCCACCAGCATCCAAGTGAATG aGGCTCCATTAGCTCCATCGCTGTCTATGAATTCCACATTTTCCAACCCGGGAGACTCCGTCAGCCTGGAATGCTTAGCTCCACCTAAGGCTAACGAAATTGTGCAGTTTCGCTTCATTGGAGACAAAATGGCTGGCTTAGTCATAGCTGCACACAGTAGCTTCTATAGATACAACCTAACCGTCATGGAAGACAAGACTGTGGGAACATTCAGGTGTGCCTACAGTCAGCATCTCTATGGAAGAACTGTAAATTCCCAGATGAGCAATCCAGTCCTCATCCTTGGGCAAG GTGTCAGATGGGTTCGATTGTTGGCTGTCGGTGGGTCTTTCTTCAGCATCAATGGTCTCATCTTCTTAATCTTTCATTGTCTTCTTTTAAGACAAAGGTAA
- the LOC134497442 gene encoding vomeronasal type-2 receptor 26-like gives MVPNEALQLWGIVQLLLYFRWKWVGLVSIDDKSGDHFLEVFQSMLSQQGICSAFTKRVPKDHPMCNIHDILENLPSDIAMFQNSRANAVVVYGESVTLLWLADLLWWNDVGMPILASEPKFKNSSGKVWIMTAQIDFIFNAFQTHFSIPIFYGTLSFSIHSKRILAFEEFLQKVKPSSANEDSFINNFWENAFNCLISNSATTGLCTGEEKLQNLPTPSFEMSMTGHSYSIYNAVYAMAHALDMMYSSNHNAMAVPMPLDIEPWQLHSFLQKLSFNNSVGDKVTLNEHGEVIDGFDLINLITFPNNSYTRVKVGRLNPKTLLEKELMVTEERIQWHGDFTRVPPTSLCNDPCQPGFQKIKKEAEPFCCYDCLPCEEGKISSLMDMDNCIKCPEDHYPNDEGNGCTPKVIHFLSYKEPLGITLASFAITLSLTASFVLGVFMKHQHTPIVKANNQNLSYSLLISLILSFLCAFFFFDRPIQITCLLRQTSFGIIFSVAISCILAKTITVILAFLAIQPHSKMSKWVGRRLTIFIVFSCSLVQAGILATWLGSSPPFPDVDMHTLDREIVLECNEGSTKMFYCVLGYMGFLSIVSFFVAFLAKNLPDSFNEAKFIIFSMLVFCSVWLSFVPTYMSTKGKYMVIVEVFSILTSSTGLLSCIFFPKCYVILLRPDLNIREHLIKKRK, from the exons ATGGTTCCAAATGAAGCCCTTCAACTTTGGGGGATAGTCCAGTTACTTCTGTATTTCAGGTGGAAATGGGTTGGCCTCGTCAGTATTGATGACAAAAGTGGAGACCATTTCTTGGAGGTTTTCCAGTCAATGCTTTCCCAGCAGGGAATATGTTCAGCCTTCACAAAAAGAGTTCCAAAAGATCATCCAATGTGCAACATCCATGACATTTTGGAAAATCTTCCCAGTGATATTGCAATGTTCCAAAACAGCAGAGCCAATGCAGTGGTTGTATATGGAGAAAGCGTAACCTTGTTGTGGCTGGCAGATCTTTTATGGTGGAATGACGTTGGGATGCCCATACTTGCTTCAGAACCTAAGTTCAAAAATTCTTCAGGAAAGGTGTGGATTATGACAGCCCAAATTGATTTCATATTTAATGCTTTTCAGACACATTTCAGTATACCAATCTTCTACGGCACCCTTTCCTTCTCAATCCACTCAAAGAGAATTTTAGCTTTCGAAgaatttcttcagaaagtaaagccTTCTTCAGCAAATGAAGACAGTTTCATCAACAATTTTTGGGAAAATGCTTTCAATTGTTTAATTTCAAACTCAGCCACAACAGGCCTATGtactggagaagagaagctgcAGAATCTTCCTACGCCTTcctttgaaatgagcatgactggCCACAGCTACAGCATTTACAATGCAGTCTATGCCATGGCACATGCCTTAGATATGATGTACTCATCCAACCACAATGCTATGGCAGTGCCAATGCCTCTAGACATTGAACCCTGGCAG ctcCATTCATTTCTTCAAAAACTCTCTTTCAACAACAGTGTTGGAGATAAAGTTACTTTGAATGAACATGGAGAAGTTATAGATGGATTTGATCTTATCAACTTGATCACTTTTCCAAATAACTCCTACACCAGAGTGAAAGTGGGAAGACTGAACCCTAAGACACTTTTAGAGAAAGAATTAATGGTGACTGAGGAAAGAATCCAGTGGCATGGAGATTTCACTCGG GTACCGCCTACTTCTCTGTGCAATGATCCCTGCCAGCCTGGTTTTCAGAAGATCAAGAAGGAGGCTGAGCCCTTCTGCTGCTATGATTGTCTTCCATGTGAAGAAGGGAAGATTTCCTCTCTGATGG ATATGGATAATTGTATCAAATGCCCAGAAGATCACTATCCAAATGATGAAGGAAATGGATGCACTCCTAAAGTTATACATTTTCTCTCCTATAAAGAACCTTTGGGGATCACGTTGGCTTCATTTGCTATCACCCTTTCACTGACTGCATCTTTTGTGCTAGGAGTTTTTATGAAGCACCAGCATAcacccatcgtcaaagccaacaaccagaATCTCAGCTACAGTCTGCTTATCTCCCTCATCCTCTCCTTCCTTTGTGCATTCTTCTTCTTTGACCGGCCCATACAAATAACTTGTCTTCTTCGACAGACAtcctttggcatcatcttctcagtggcaATTTCGTGTATATTAGCAAAAACCATCACGGTGATCCTGGCTTTCTTGGCCATCCAGCCCCATTCCAAGATGAGTAAGTGGGTGGGGAGAAGACTgacaatttttattgttttttcctgTTCCCTTGTTCAAGCAGGTATTTTGGCCACCTGGCTGGGATCCTCACCACCATTCCCAGATGTTGACATGCACACATTGGACAGAGAGATAGTCCTGGAGTGTAATGAAGGTTCAactaaaatgttttattgtgttttaggATATATGGGCTTCCTTTCCATTGTATCTTTCTTTGTGGCCTTTTTAGCCAAAAACTTACCTGACAgttttaatgaagccaagttcatcatcTTTAGCATGTTGGTCTTCTGTAGTGTCTGGCTGTCTTTTGTTCCAACCTACATGAGTACCAAAGGAAAATACATGGTAATTGTGGAGGTCTTCTCTATCTTGACCTCTAGTACTGGCTTGCTAAGttgtatctttttccccaaatgctatgTGATTTTACTGAGACCTGATCTGAATATCAGGGAGCAtctaataaagaaaaggaaatga